The window CAGTGGGAGTGGATTCAAGAGAAATTGAGCACAAGAGTATTGGCACTTGTGAGTTTTCCtataaaaggaagggaagaaatgagaAGTGTTTGGAGGAATAAGTGGAATCAAGAGaggattttctttaagaaataagaaacagtGGCATGTTTGCTGAAAGAGATCCAGTAGAGAGGAAAACATCAACAATgcatgagaaggaaggagagcaACAACACTTTTATGAGAGCCTTCAGTGCCAGGAGTAGAGACAGTTCATCCATGGCCACAGAAAGATTTGAGCATAGATAGGGGTAGGTGGGTAAGTGTGGTAGAACTGAGTTAATATTTTCTCAGAATGCTGTACTTTCTCAGTGGCATAGGAAATAAGGAAGATACCAGATGAGAGTGAGGATGGAGGAAGTGCTAGAGGCTTGAGAAGAAATAGTATGAATTGTCTGGAAGGGTGAGAGAAGTTATAAGAAAATCTAGTGATGATGATAAGATTAGCTTGGCAGCAAAATGAAGGTACAGTATCAGTCTAAGAATAACGAGGCCATTGCAGTGGTCCAAATGAGATCTGATGAGCTGAATCCAGCACAGTTGATGTTGGATGTTAGCATCTAGGTATTCATTGAAGCTGCAGGTGTAGATGAAATTGCCATGGACCACAGAGTGGCAGTAGCAGTGGAGAGAGGCCATAGGAAGACAAGCCCAAGGCTGTAAAAACGCTtccagggaaagaggaggagaaaccaAGAGAAAGGTCCCAGAGGTGAGATTAGGTAGGGCTTATACATGCCATCTAGGTTGACTATCTGGGAAGTTGTAGTTTTGGTGAAGGAGCAGGGCAGACATCCTTTCAGTGTTAGctgagaaataaatagaaatcaggagtatagataaaagaaaaaaaaatagaaggagcaGAACCTGAAACTGGACCTGAAAAGCCACTCCTTGCAGAGACTACAGCTTCTGGAAAGGCCTAGAGGCATGGAAGGGCACAGATAAGGGATTTTAAGTAGTCTGATATGAAATCTGAAGGCTTATTTTTGTAGTGTTtgattcatttaataatttttttgttccttCATCTTATAAAATTGTGGTCAATGTATGCTTTTctttgggagagggagggaatgaagTATGCCTCTAATTGTATATGTCCcttggtaactttttaaaaataccttgagacCTTTTACGTGAAGTaggttttagaagaaaaaaaaagattttgagatggCTCAAGCTCTTGTTTTGGAAAGGTAGGCAGtagtattctttttaataatgctgTAATATGTTCCCATGCCTCTCTGCCAATCATAAAGACATAGGATGAAAGCTTCTTTTCCGTCATTTACTTATTTCAGGATGTAAGTCTGAATACAGCAGAAAATGTCCACTGAACGAACTTCTTGGACAAGTTTGTCCACTATTCAGAAAATAGCACTGGGCCTTGGGATCCCAGCCAGCGCAACGGTTGCCTATATCTTATACCGCAGATACAGGGAAAGCAGAGGTATGTGAACCCCCCAGCTGTACATATGGAAATGTTCAAACTGTACTCTGGCCTTGTTAAATTGAAATGAAAGTTTTCCCTGGTGGACTGGATATGTCTGTTGGGATGTAATTGGCTTTCTTCACCAAAACTACAAATCTTTGAAactagtttcttcttttctttgtttttaatgtgcaGCTAGTCTGAATTGATAAGctcattttataattctatttatctGTTCCCTTCAACAGCACTACAATGGgttcttttttggtcttttttgtaTACTTCTCCTTTTTATACACTCCCTGTATTTAGTTGTTACAGGGTTAATCATAGGGTCACATTTCCCCACAGGCTGGACCTAGAGAAAGGATTTAGGTACAAATGGAAGTTCTGAGCCCAGTGGACTCCTTTTAGCCTTCATTCTTCTCTAGGAGTCCTCTCCTGGGAGATACAGTTTACCCAGAATCCAGCACCCTTTCCTTGCAGGTCCAAATGCTTTCCACATTTTAGCATCTGAGATAGTATTCCAGAGACAGTGCCCATCTTCCGGTCTTCTGAGACTCTCCAGTTCCTACTCAGATGCTGCTTCTCCTTGTCATTATGGTTGAGATCTTTGGTCTATCTCATGGATCATTCTTCTCGACAGCTAGCTTCAGGGGAGGGCTGGGGTACTTTGGATGCTAATTCTGATCTGAGCCATGATCTGTGCAGAAGAGCGGTTGACATTTGTTGGGGAGGACGACATCGAAATAGAGATGCGAGTTCCCCAGGAGGCTGTGAAGCTCATCATTGGCCGGCAAGGAACCAATATTAAACAGGTAAGTGTGCAAGCAGGCAGTTGGCTTTCCCAGGGATTGATTCTGCTTAATCTtgcttccctcctctgcctccactCACACTGTGTAtgtttttagaagagaaaatacagaacttTTAGCTAACTGTGTTCTTTTCCTTCTAGAGAGGAGTCCTACTCCCTAGAAAATGAAGGACTCAGTTAGAAATGGGGATTTTTGATTTTATGATTCTCAGCTTGGTATAGCTTGAACCATTCTTTTCTATTATGGAATTAATGAACCCTTATTGTTAGTAAATGTTGAATTGCTGCcgaatttttcttttgttcatttgaaatgtcaagaaaacaaaatatttgattctCTAATCCAAAATTAGGGGGAAAGAGGGttggaaacacaaagagaaactgTTTTGAATTAACTGCTATTTGAGGTTACCTTTGTCATTAATAGCCTTTCATAAGTACAGGTAATTGAGGACTGCTTATAGCATCCTGATTTAGCTAATTACTGTCCAGTTCCATCTACCTCCAGGGTTACGTTGAGAGTATACCTAGCTGACGAGCTGTTTCCAGAGCATACAGCCATGTATCCTTTTCTCTGCAGCTACGGAAACAGACAGGTGCTCGGATTGATGTGGACACAGAGGATGTAGGTGATGAGCGGGTGCTGCTTATCAGTGGGTTTCCTGTTCAGGTGTGCAAGGCCAAAGCAGCCATCCATCAGATCCTGACAGAGAATACCCCAGTGTCTGAGCAGCTCTCAGTTCCCCAGAGATCCGTGGGCAGGATAATAGGTACCACTGGACAGCTTCctctgcttttaacttttttcttcacctttgtctttctttcacaTCTTCCCAAGGATTTTTCCTGGCCTACTTCCCTTCaccttgtgggggtgggggcatttggtggtggtgctggggagaCATTGAGACCAGAGCTTTACTTTTTTATAGAACCAGTAGTAAAGCAAAACCCATTACCTCGGGAAGGTATATGATCTGAACCTTACAAATAGGTTCCAGAAGGGTTCAGGTAAATGTATTTACCTCATAATAGATATTTAAAGGGAAGCTAAGTCTGCTCGTTTTATCCcagatctttcatttccttttaagattgtatttatttatttgagagagagagagagagagagagagagcgagcacaaacggggaggggcagagggagaaacagactctccactaagcaggaagcccaacgtagggctcaggactccatcccaggaccctgggatcagaacctgagccaaagccagacccttaaccaactaagccaccaggcaccccccagAGCTGTCAAGATAGTAACCTGTTACACCTTCCCCAAGCACATTCCTTATGCTGCTACTAGAGACAGAGAAATGTCTGTCCTTGGTCCAATGTTTCATATACTGTGTAGGAAATCTTCTTATGAAGTGCCGGTGTAAAGTATGCTGAATGGTCAAAAAGTGGAAATGACATGAAGTTATACTAACCAAGAGTTTAggtaaaagagaaagagcagataGGCCCTAGTCCCCTTCTTACAGTAAGAATTGCAATAGCTCCtgctttctattttctgttcACTTTGGAAGTGACTCTTCTCTCCCAGtatatacaaaatagtgattccTCTAGTAGTTTGGTGAGCAGGGAAGCCAAAGTGTTTATGTGCTTTTCAAtgcagggagaggtggggagacgATTCGTTCTATCTGTAAGGCCTCTGGAGCCAAAATTACCTGTGACAAAGAATCAGAGGGGACGTTACTACTATCAAGACTTATCAAAATCTCAGGAACACAGAAGGAAGTGGCAGCAGCCAAGGCAAGTAGCTAATAGGCCTGAATTGTGTCTAAGAATGAGAACCTTTTACTCCATCCTGGGTGAAAATATCTGGTCACAGAGCTCTCTCTTACTACAGCATTTGATACTGGAGAAAGTTTCAGAAGATGAAGAACTTCGGAAGAGAATTGCCCATTCTGCAGAAACCAGAGTCCCACGCAAACAGCCAATCAGTGTAAGAAGAGAGGAAGTCACCGAGTCTGGTGGAGCTGGAGAGCCAGCTTTGTGGAAAAACACTGGTACTGGCACAGAGCCAGAGCCAGCTACGCCACTGGGAGCTCCTCCCCAAAAAGGTGGTGGTGACATGGCTGGTGTAGGGCCAGAAGGTGCTTGGGAGAAACCCAATGGTGACAACTTTCAGAAATCTGGAGCCCAGACCAGTCCTGAGATGTCCATGTTTGAAAGTATGTAACAAAATGGAAACCCATTTGCTATATGGAAGATAGAAATATTGGCTTGGATAACCCAAAATAGGAAGCAGTAAAAGTAATTTGTTTTCTTGACTGCACTTATATAAGTCTCTTCACAGATGTTCCTTTGTGTGGTAATATAttagtattaatatttattatttataattcatattaaaTACTGTTAATGTTTAGTATGGATAAATACTAATTCATTACTGTTTAATAGTATTTAATATAAGTACTAATGATATTTAGTAACTAGGGTTAGTactaaacataaataataattttctgaaCACAAACCAGCTAGTGATTGAGAATGATACAGAAATATGCTACTTCATGGGGccccatgtgactcttgatctcacggttgtaagttcaagccccatgtggggtgtagagattacttaaaaataaaatcttaaaaaaatatgctagTTCACAGGAAACTATTCTGAGTAATATATCTAAAAATTGAATTTATGTGATATTCTTTCACAgatttattaaataagtaaaatactcaGCCTGGTGgggttttgttggtttgttttggcCTATCTCattagtgcttttaaaaatcatcaccattaagaagaatgaaaagacagtGAGCATCCTCTTCTGTGTATAGGTTCTGGGATGGACAGGGAAGACCAGGGGCCCTACAAGGTTTGCAGACTTGTTCAGGGTTACATAATGAGTTAGTGATAGAATGGATCTGGAACAGGCCCACCTATTTCCACTGGTTCATGCTGCAGCTAGCATATGGAGGATTTACCTTCATTATAATTGATGTCTGACTTGAATACATGGCAGATGATTAGGAATGTAAACTCTTACTACTCTGTTACATAGAAAGgtacacagcaaaaaaaaaaaaaaaaagaaaggtacacagcaaaaaaaaaaaaaaaaagaaaggtacacAGCTCAGCTTACTACCTTTCTTCAGGATAGTCTTGTAGGCTTCATCCAGTTGTCCctcaattgtttttttaaatggtaatagCCACTTGGTGCTTGTACCTCTGATAGAGAGGCCCCATTTCAACCAGAGATGCTTCTGATATGGTCACCAGCTTAGGATTCTGTAGCTTAGCTTGTTTATCCCTGTGTTTAGTCCCTAGTCCTGACTTCAGCTTTCATGCCGATGAGTTCCTGGAagtctacgtctctgcctccgAACATCCCAACCACTTCTGGATCCAAATCATTGGCTCCCGCAGCCTGCAGCTGGATAAGCTTGTCAGTGAGATGACCCAGCACTATGAGAATAGTCTAGTGAGTTGCCATAGGGGCAGGGCTGGGTTCGATGAAAAGGGGGCCTATCTTTTTCATTGTGATATGTTCTCTTTTCCTGGGAAGCAACtacttgttctttcttccttctgataCTTCctgcttatctatttttttttagcgTGCCCATCTTAACTCTCCCCATTTTGATCCTTATCCTCATGTGCAGCCTGAAGACTTGACTGTGCATGTGGGAGACATTGTAGCAGCACCTTTACCTGCAAACGGTTCCTGGTATCGAGCTCGGGTCCTTGGCACCTTGGAGAATGGGAACCTGGACCTCTACTTCGTTGACTTTGGAGATAATGGAGATTGCCCACTGAAGGACCTCCGAGCACTCAGGTCTGTGGAggccaggatggagtcccagttAACTCAGCCTTGGCCATAGCTGGTGGTGTGCTCTAGGCACTTCTCACTTAGGGGGATTGGGAAGAGAACCTACATACAGAGAGTAGATGATTATCTTCTCCAGCTGAGTTATTTGGTGATCTCTAGAAACAAGGACTATAAGAGATCCATCCTGCACTGGGAttctaattttagtttctttcacttTAGGAGTGACTTCCTAAGCCTTCCATTTCAAGCAATAGAGTGTAGTCTGGCACGGATCGCCCCTTCAGGTAAATTGGTCATATCGCCTATTGACCTTGCCTCCACATAGAATAACTCTAATACAGCACATGGAAGGAATTCTCACATTCCCAGGCTTTTTGCGTTCTGGGGACTCAGGTGTCTTTTCCTCCCCAGCAGAAGAAAGCAGCAACCTGGCAGGCAGACATACATGCCTTCTGGAGTAGAAAGAGGTGGTTCCAATTTCTCTCTAGGGTGTAATCTCACCCCGTCAGTAGGGACCCCTTCTTAGGTTATCCCTGCAATCTTTTGCCAGGTGAACAGTGGGAAGAGGAAGCTTTGGATGAGTTTGACAGACTGACTCACTGTGCTGACTGGAAGCCCCTGGTGGCCAAGATCTCCAGCTATGTCCAGACTGGGATCTCAACTTGgcccaagatttatttatatgatactAGCAATGGGAAGGTACGACTGGGGTCCACTCATTGCTCACTGTCTCTTCAGTATATTTATAGTCtcattcactttttctttcccagaaaCCATTATCTGATATTACTCCTACCTCACAAGATCCTGCTGCTTACTGTTCCCTCACTAAAGGAATGTCTTTGAAGTATCAATCCTAACTCCTTAGTTCTTCAGATATTCCCTTCCCTATAGAAAGAACAtcattcccttttcatttttcttctcagaaactTGATATTGGGTTAGAATTAGTTCGTAAAGGATATGCAGTTGAGCTTCCCGAAGACCTGGAAGAAACCAGAGCTGTCCCAGACATGTTGCACGATGTGGTGAGTGAGCCATTGTGACTACATGCAGGGCATTGCCTCAGGGCAGACCTGGTGCCCAGAGAGACATGAGGGCTTCTAGTTAGGCGTGACATTTTGTGGAGAGCTTTCCTAAGGAGTTGTTACACAGGTTGGTCGATGGAAGCATTGTGTCTCTCTCTTGGTAGCCAAACTCAACTGCCTTAACCAGATTCTGTGGGCAAAATGATAGGGTGGCCTCTCCTTACCCACCAGCCAACACtgcattcttcctttttctcgTCTTCATCCCTATAGGCCACAGAAACAGATGTCTCTCTTGGCAGCATACTCACTGAGCCCAAGAAGAGCCCGGGAGAGATAGCAAACACCCTGTCTTGCCTCAGCTTATCAGGTACAAGCTGCATTTCCTCCCTAGAGTATCTTTGGAAGTTACGGTTTTTCAATGTGTCTTTCCAAACCAGGGACGATGGTAAAAGTTGGCTCTTAAGAAAAGTGATCACTGAGCACTAAGAAGCCCATTTTCCCTTGAGTCTCCATGGCTGTGCCTAACTTCCCCTCCATTCCTTCTAAGCAGAAGCTGCCTCTATGTCTGGTGATGATAACCTGGAAGATGACTACTTACTCTGAAGTTGGCTTCAGCCGCCTCTGCTGCCTGCTTTGCTGTGAGTGCAGCTCTCATCTGTCTGTAGCAACAGGAAAGTACAAGAGTGACAACAGGGGCCTTGCTTTATTCTCTTCCCTAGCCTGTCTCAACACTACTCTGCCACTGCTTTCCTGCAGCTTCACTCTCAACCTGAGACCTTCACTCTCAACAAgctttttgtttctgtgtgtttgtgtctttgGCAGGACTTGGCACAGGATTTGGTGCCTGGAGAGAGGGGCCTATGATAAAGAGATATGTGCAGTCCTTCCTCTATTACGTACGTGATCTGGCTTACTGTGGACCAAATACATCCTCTTCTGTTGGACTACCAGAAAAAGTGTGGGGTAGAGGAGGATAAGTACATGTCCCTACAGGGGGATGTCTTCTTCCAGAGTTTGCTTCCAGGATGCTCAACATCTGGCTCACTGTTCTCTGCCAGACATTGATGTTTCTGCAAGGCTGTGTCCTTTCTGAGGCTGGGAAGCAGCCAGAAGTGATGATTCTGCAGACTTCTGACTCACCTCATCAGGTGACTCTGTTACTTAAAGGTTTTTGAGTGGTGAACTCAGACTGCAGTTGAgtcaggaggcagaagcagaaatCAACATGACTATGTTAAAAAGCCtcaggaaatgggaagaaaacacTGCCTCCTGGCCTTAACTGCTGATATGTTATTGGAGATAAGTTTTTTGAAACAGTTGCTCCAGCTATTTCCCTGTAAACTTTGGTTAAAATATAAGTAGACAACGGGAGAGAGCGGCTCAGGAAATGTTCTAAAGTGCTAGTGTAGTATCTATATGTACGCACACGTCCATAGAGTGAAAGAGAACTTATATGGCTGTTTGAATCATTTGGGGGGATTCTTTGCTGAATAAAGTTCTcaagaaaattatcaaaaactAAATGTTGGTTGAATCAAGATGGTAGTAGGCCTATGGGTATCCTCTGAACATAAACCTGGTAGAATTTGTCACACACCTCACAGGGATGGCCCATCTTTGAAACAAGTGTCCCTTCCATGCACAGATCCTATCCTTTCCCTAAGTTGCTTCAGAATTAACCATTCACTAAGAACCAGACCaatttaggtttaggttatgtAAATAAcccattgggatgcctgggttggttcagtcggttaagtattggactcttgatttcagctcagctcatgatctcagggttgtgagatcaggctcAGCTGgaattctgcttgagattctctccatctgcccctccaccaccaccatgacactacaccccacccccacccacatacattttctcaaaatcttacacacacacacacacacacacacacacacacacacacagactagaTACTTGGAAGAAGAGGTCTGGGTTCTGGTGGATCTCCACTGTGAACTTACTCTTCAGGAACCATGTCCTCGTGTCCCCCGCATTGTGGGCAGTACTGTGCAGCCAGTGAGAACTATGAGGGGACTTGGAAGTGAATATCAAAAGCAGCATAGTAATGTGGGTGGTGGATTAATGGCAAATGAACAGGGATGGCTTTTTAAGGACTAGTAAGGTGAATTGCAAAACTTAAAACTAGCACATAAGGATGCCTTGTGcagagtttctatttttttttaagatttttatttttttatgacacgagaaagagagaggcagagggagaagcaggctccatgcagggagcccgatgtgggagtcaatctggagactccaggatcgtgccctgagtcgaaggcagacgctcaaccattgagccacccaggcatgcctgtGCAGGGTTTTAAATCTAGGAATTAGACCTACCCATATACTGCATAGCAACTATGTTTTCCCATATTTTTCTATGGGAAAGAAAGGTTTTAGCAGAAAGGCTAAAGGAGCATCTCTGATGAGTAGCTTGTGAGGTCGTAGAAGAATCAGTGAAGGGCTGCCATTGGTCTGGCAGTGAACTCACCCCCAAAGCAGGCTCCACCTGAAGGGTTGGCACTGCTCAACAACAGGGTCATGAGGCCTGATAGTTGCCAGGTCCTTGGCCCCTTGGCATTCACCCTTAAGTAGACGATCCCTGATACAAATCATTCATAGGACTTGTTGCTCAGGGAAATGAGTGGGGCCTCATTCCTATTACTGTGCATACAAGTCTGTGCCTTTAATATGGCCTTTTTAGGTCTCGTCAGTTAACATCCCAATCAGGCAGGTTCCTTATTCTTTCAACACAACCCTGTACTTGTTGTCTGGGTTGCCCTCTTCTATGCTTTCTTATTTTGTCTGTTGAAATCCTCTCAAGCCAAACCTGTGGGACTGTGGAATCTGGGTACCTTCTTGGATTTCCTCCATGTCTAAAGTGGAGGAATTAGTACTTCTCTAATTTGAACTGAAATATATGGAAGAAAATCTTCCCAACAAGGCTTAAGTCTTTCTGAATTCCCTAGAGCCTGGTTTTTGCTCttggtaagtgctcagtaaatggttaGGATAAGTAAATGGCTTTGGGAGTAGGGGGAAACACAAAGGAACCTAAAATCCTtggcccccttctccctctgattcAGGTCCCTCTGATTTTCCCCCCCACTAAATATTTATCTTATTGTCAGTTCAGCTCTATAAGGCTCTTTTTCAGCCAACCCCGTGCCTTCCCCCTCCCAAGAAATCGTGAACACTTGAGGATTGCACTACCCTTTATTCTAGGATGGAAGGTATCCTAAGTCACATCCTGGTTCCCATTTATCAAGGCTCCCAGCCCCTCTCAGTAGGAATAAGCATGTTCAAGGAGGCTCACTGGGCAGGCGGCCAAGGTCCCTTTCAAGGGGATACACCATAAAGATGACATTgtcccagggagggagggcagggtgaTCTGGTCTGACCAACTCAAACCCCATGTAGCTGAAAGCCCGTAGCAGGGCACctgtgaaaagagaagaaaattagaacACTTTTGAGGCTCCATACAATGATTCCCCTAGATTTGGCTGCTTTCACGAATGAGGGAGTGGCTGGGGGGAAGCCATGTAGTATAGGCATTAGGGTGATGTGGTATGGACTAGCAGACCTAGACTCCAGCCGTGGCTCTAACATTTACTTAGCTTTGTGACATTCTATAAGTTAACCTTCCTAAactccagttttctcatttgtaagatggGGGTCATAGAACCTTCCTCACAGAACTTTAAGCCGATGTTTATGAAGCCCAACATGATGTTGTAAGCTCCTGACCATCTACTGTCTTAATGACCAACAGAGTATGAGGGAATAGGTCATAGTTTCTGTAACATGTGCTCCAAGCATCTGGTTAAATACATTCCTACCCTCCTAGCCCTATGCCTCACACTGTCCATGTTTAACATGTTTGAGGTCCCTTCTATCTCACCAGTTACATGCCTGAATGGTTCTCTGTTAATTTCCCcactgttgggatgcctggatggctcagcgctttagcacctgcctttggcccagggtgtgatcttggagtcccaggatcgagtcccgcatcaggcttcctgcatggagcctgcttctccctctgcctatgtctctgcc of the Vulpes lagopus strain Blue_001 chromosome 5, ASM1834538v1, whole genome shotgun sequence genome contains:
- the TDRKH gene encoding tudor and KH domain-containing protein — its product is MSTERTSWTSLSTIQKIALGLGIPASATVAYILYRRYRESREERLTFVGEDDIEIEMRVPQEAVKLIIGRQGTNIKQLRKQTGARIDVDTEDVGDERVLLISGFPVQVCKAKAAIHQILTENTPVSEQLSVPQRSVGRIIGRGGETIRSICKASGAKITCDKESEGTLLLSRLIKISGTQKEVAAAKHLILEKVSEDEELRKRIAHSAETRVPRKQPISVRREEVTESGGAGEPALWKNTGTGTEPEPATPLGAPPQKGGGDMAGVGPEGAWEKPNGDNFQKSGAQTSPEMSMFEIPSPDFSFHADEFLEVYVSASEHPNHFWIQIIGSRSLQLDKLVSEMTQHYENSLPEDLTVHVGDIVAAPLPANGSWYRARVLGTLENGNLDLYFVDFGDNGDCPLKDLRALRSDFLSLPFQAIECSLARIAPSGEQWEEEALDEFDRLTHCADWKPLVAKISSYVQTGISTWPKIYLYDTSNGKKLDIGLELVRKGYAVELPEDLEETRAVPDMLHDVATETDVSLGSILTEPKKSPGEIANTLSCLSLSEAASMSGDDNLEDDYLL